The Cloeon dipterum chromosome 3, ieCloDipt1.1, whole genome shotgun sequence genome includes a region encoding these proteins:
- the AcCoAS gene encoding acetyl-coenzyme A synthetase, whose protein sequence is MAPDVFYPAAGTASKAHCSSMQQYRQMHARSLEQPEQFWGQIAEQFHWEAPTKGKFFEFNFDIRKGPVFVRWMHQASTNICYNLLDLNVKKGLGDKVAFYWEGNDPEDYTRVTYKKLLEQVCKFANVLKSHGVDKGDRVAIYMPMVLELVVTMLACSRIGAVHSIVFGGFSADSLAERMHDCRAKILVTADGVWRGDKLLLLKEICDTALEKCSGLGHNVERCVVVSHLSRLSNAHSQKAPGQKSAAHTTPFTPGRDLWWDDEMKAAATFCYPTWVDAEDPLFMLYTSGSTGKPKGVLHTTAGYLLYAATTFKYVFDYHPGDVYWCTADIGWITGHTYVVYGPLANGATSVMFEGTPFYPHNGRYWEVIEKYKVNLFYTAPTAIRALMKFGNEPVKKFDMRSLRVLGSVGEPINPEAWLWYYRLVGQNKCSIVDTFWQTETGGHVLTPLPGCTPMKPGSATFPFFGVKAELLDEGGKVIEGPGEGYLVFSRPWPGIMRTLFGNHDRFESTYFKRFPGYYCTGDGARRDEDGYLWVTGRMDDMLNVSGHLLSTAEVESALVEHPDVAEAAVVSHPHPVKGECLYCFITPNEGAPFTAALVAQLRKKVREKIGPFASPEVVQHAPGLPKTRSGKIMRRVLRKVALNERDVGDISTLADEAIVDILFNNRPAEASKLHKAC, encoded by the exons ATGGCACCGGACGTGTTTTACCCGGCGGCTGGCACGGCGTCCAAGGCGCACTGCTCGTCGATGCAGCAGTACCGCCAAATgcacgcgcgctcgctcgaACAGCCCGAACAGTTCTGGGGACAGATCGCCGAGCAGTTCCACTGGGAGGCGCCGACCAAGGGCAAATTCTTCGAGTTCAACTTCGACATCCGCAAGGGACCAGTGTTCGTCAGGTGGATGCACCAGGCCTCCACCAACATCTGCTACAACCTGCTCGACCTCAACGTCAAAAAGGGACTCGGAGACAAGGTCGCCTTCTATTG GGAGGGCAACGACCCCGAGGACTACACGCGTGTGACCTACAAGAAGCTGCTGGAGCAGGTGTGCAAGTTCGCCAACGTGCTGAAGAGCCATGGCGTGGACAAGGGCGACCGCGTGGCCATCTACATGCCGATGGTGCTCGAACTGGTCGTCACCATGCTCGCGTGCTCCCGCATCGGCGCCGTCCACTCCATCGTG TTTGGTGGATTCTCGGCTGACTCGCTGGCCGAACGGATGCACGACTGCAGGGCGAAAATCCTCGTCACCGCCGACGGCGTTTGGCGTGGCGACAAACTCCTCCTTTTGAAGGAAATCTGCGACACTG CTCTGGAGAAGTGCTCCGGCCTCGGTCACAACGTGGAGCGATGCGTGGTGGTGTCGCACCTGAGCCGGCTGAGCAACGCCCACTCGCAGAAGGCGCCGGGCCAGAAGAGCGCCGCGCACACCACGCCGTTCACGCCCGGCCGAGACCTCTGGTGGGACGACGAGATGAAGGCCGCCGCCACCTTCTGCTACCCCACCTGGGTCGACGCTGAGGATCCGCTTTTCATGCTTTACaccag TGGTTCAACGGGCAAACCAAAGGGTGTGTTGCACACGACAGCCGGGTATTTGCTGTACGCGGCGACGACCTTCAAGTACGTGTTCGACTACCACCCTGGCGATGTTTACTGGTGCACTGCCGACATTGGGTGGATCACGGGACACACCTACGTCGTCTACGGACCCCTCGCCAATGGAGCCACCTCAGTCATg tttGAGGGGACGCCATTCTACCCCCACAACGGCCGTTACTGGGAGGTAATCGAGAAGTACAAAGTGAACCTGTTCTACACGGCGCCGACGGCGATCAGGGCGCTGATGAAGTTCGGCAACGAGCCTGTCAAAAA gtTCGACATGCGGTCGTTGCGGGTGCTGGGCTCCGTTGGAGAGCCGATCAACCCCGAAGCATGGCTCTGGTACTACCGGCTTGTCGGTCAGAACAAGTGCTCCATCGTGGACACCTTCTGGCAGACGGAGACGGGTGGACACGTGCTCACACCGCTTCCCGGCTGCACGCCAATGAAGCCTGGATCAGCa ACTTTCCCTTTCTTCGGGGTGAAGGCCGAGCTGCTTGACGAGGGTGGCAAGGTGATCGAGGGCCCTGGCGAGGGCTACCTGGTCTTCAGCCGACCCTGGCCCGGCATCATGCGCACCCTCTTTGGCAACCACGACAGATTTGAAAGTACTTACTTCAAGAGATTCCCCGGATACTACTGCACAGGCGAcg GTGCACGTCGGGACGAGGACGGCTATTTGTGGGTGACTGGTCGGATGGACGACATGCTGAACGTGTCTGGACACTTGCTGAGCACTGCTGAGGTCGAGTCAGCGCTGGTCGAGCATCCTGACGTTGCCGAGGCCGCCGTCGTGTCGCACCCGCACCCCGTCAAGGGCGAGTGCCTCTACTGCTTCATCACACCCAACGAGGGCGCACCCTTCACCGCCGCTCTCGTCGCACAACTTAGGAagaaag ttcGTGAAAAGATTGGTCCTTTCGCTTCCCCGGAGGTGGTGCAGCACGCGCCAGGGCTGCCGAAGACCAGGTCGGGCAAGATCATGCGGCGGGTGCTGCGCAAGGTGGCGCTGAACGAACGCGACGTCGGCGACATCTCAACGCTGGCCGACGAGGCCATCGTCGACATCCTCTTCAACAACCGGCCCGCCGAGGCCTCGAAATTGCACAAAGCgtgctaa
- the LOC135940425 gene encoding uncharacterized protein LOC135940425: protein MIIYFTTDEIFQSLKRLNGFDKCLKLVNFGPCRGELEDAKMRCPRPDCSDYDNRNSCRITFDPEIHNLVIFYSTVEKTQSNRDANCGSWFVEAFCCVLNSMEEDQLLLAVLSSVQRRIHVKSRGYNLGAQKHDGQTPEAKLFSQDALFYISKNQKPTKINNFTDGIGNTKNIIFVSDFYSWRSDSGKNLRGRRAFILHEISNDDSVAAMYRALSQNLHFETSKRKLSGRAIELLFNDVTNSDEDVGCVLTCMFGQVSEKIINEKQADSQFMKIPKKEICVLVDGEEKPITDILHRFCGPHNEAWIGKPKIFFILDQPKIESDYLNFRQNSYEILATNHSGWLVLVLKEKRHIAKLIEILNGDDLKKGKSLQKLLYPLLVCETKGNVLLNSTLQHLLDFPEWPRSFVKPDFKLKRGKNSAEQVLTFDDLLQEAKETLKENRVWLLSSVAGSGKTTVLREIAFQLGKADCDVKILRIVLPKYRIYFLKKHQVNEVEFLAMASNYSSKEISDWIASSKIIVFLDGFDEICPEYREKVVGLVRVLKERGLPMWIGTRPHEADEIRDKVAQNAVSLSIRSFDETKQKELLHLVAKRNEEENRLFLKSFVANTFLGNPLHLSMLAECGFEDNLYNMYNRVVKQKVKFCLERENGNYLVSVEKVELALIPLRLIASRFISEKCLVGQGVSMEQVERMNNFGIATFLDGEVTFLHQTFAEFLAAQQFLIDFQESGTSGLRMFDRCQWWDYAECRRFVDAYFYNNNEDKFEKHSEIVLKMAIDTSPYNFLDIVCCEDLKNIFNLLKPNVSFCLDKERPIRIRNGPRLLLRAIKNEEIAIGLVELGAIDERKLKKIQRQLLDAILENNAAKLYKRLDDQFSGAFSLLIQEMQFETRKKEQLFDAARKGNAEVLTLLIENGGDPNATHDHRNAIYASCEAGHIRCVEILFANNARVANYFGKTHDPLIVASANGHLDIVKYLLVADQFVRDTETLEIAELKENWNAFHHAIARNQMETAAHLLSISSNLKRIKTEGGMSPLQLAALKNNLKMCRWLVEEGADLKTLLLPGDSMLVCKDHFLMLQGDVNYKDESGKTALHCATQYCYEELVIELIDAGADVEATNRNGWNALHFACVCNASKRIIKILHKKSNALASQRTNNGETALHIFFQTFRKDKAFVVDFVRFLVEEVGVDYEAVDNQGRPALSMVSEQFCWYKAPNYAAIVVKIGKSGINSAAKRGDLNELLKCINMGADINLKNKEGATPLHLAADEGHLKCVKCLTNSGANLQAIWRISRANERRLRDLSEDLEGKWFNSDFKGLVGSTALHLAAEKGHLLVVQWLVDFGASLEAKDHYGRTALMLACRFNKLDVVEYLLGKNASPKKTDKRGKNAMHHALFNLEINKLLHEKDKKLVRKVTENGKTTLHLAAIHNSVEVLHWLVIKIKLDVDATDTSKRTALIFASYTDSLEAANVLLELGADVNKADKCGKTALFYAAKWQNLDLMQKLLDKGAHLNCGKNVLRKTLFDLNMFTRLHQRNSDLVKKLDQNGDNLLHVAIRKHQSSFRVVRWLIDEGQIDLNARNKKGETALLLACMWRRWDVVDLLLSKNVDVTVKSSEGESALDYAFNWEFCTN, encoded by the exons atgattatttatttcaccacGGATGAAATATTCCAGTCCCTAAAAAGACTGAATGGATTCGATAAATGTTTGAAACTCGTCAACTTCGGC CCTTGTCGAGGGGAACTTGAAGACGCAAAAATGAGATGCCCGAGACCCGACTGCAGTGATTATGACAATCGGAACTCGTGTAGAATTACTTTTGACCCCGAAATTCATAATTTGGTCATATTTTATTCGACGGTTGAAA AAACCCAATCAAATCGAGATGCAAATTGCGGATCGTGGTTTGTTGAAGCATTTTGTTGCGTTCTAAACTCGATGGAAGAAGACCAACTGCTTTTGGCCGTCCTATCCTCAGTTCAGCGGCGAATCCACGTAAAGTCCAGAGGCTACAACCTGGGGGCGCAAAAACACGACGGCCAAACGCCTGAAGCGAAGTTATTTTCGCAGGATGCACTCTTCTATATTTCAAA gaatcagaaaccaacaaaaattaataatttcactgACGGGATTGGGAATACGAAGAACATTATTTTCGTTTCCGACTTTTACTCCTGGCGGTCGGATTCGGGTAAGAACCTGCGAGGAAGGAGGGCCTTCATCTTGCACGAAATTTCAAATGACGATTCAGTGGCGGCAATGTACAGAGCTCTAAGTCAAAACTTACACTTCGAGACCAGTAAGAGGAAACTAAGTGGGAGAGCCATTGAATTGCTTTTCAATGATG TTACAAATTCTGACGAGGATGTTGGCTGCGTTTTGACTTGCATGTTCGGCCAAGTgagcgaaaaaattattaatgagaAACAAGCCGACTCGCAATTCATGAAAATCCCAAAGAAAGAAATCTGCGTGCTGGTGGATGGCGAAGAGAAACCAATTACAGACATTTTGCACAGATTTTGTGGCCCGCACAATGAAGCCTGGATTGGAAAACCGAAAATCTTTTTCATATTGGACCagccaaaaattgaatcagaTTAC ctTAATTTTCGCCAGAACAGCTATGAAATCTTGGCTACAAATCACAGCGGATGGCTTGTTCtagttttaaaagaaaaac gGCATATTGCTAAGTTGATTGAAATCCTCAACGGCGATGATCTCAAGAAAGGTAAAAGTCTTCAAAAGCTTTTATACCCTCTTCTAGTTTGCGAAACAAAAGGGAACGTCTTGCTCAATTCAACGCTGCAGCATCTCCTCGATTTCCCTGAATGGCCGCGGTCTTTCGTCAAACCggatttcaaattgaaacgcGGTAAAAACTCTGCTGAACAAGTGTTGACTTTCGATGATTTGCTGCAAGAGGCGAAAGAAACTCTGAAGGAAAATCGTGTGTGGCTCTTGAGTTCTGTCGCTGGCTCAGGAAAAACGACCGTTCTCAGGGAAATCGCGTTCCAACTCGGCAAAGCAGATTGCGATGTCAAAATTTTGCGAATTGTGCTTCCCAAATACAGGATCTATTTCCTGAAGAAACATCAGGTGAATGAGGTGGAATTTCTCGCAATGGCGTCAAATTACTCTTCAAAGGAAATTTCCGATTGGATAGCGAGTAGCAAAATTATTGTGTTCTTGGACGGATTTGACGAAATTTGCCCTGAATATCGAGAAAAGGTGGTAGGGCTGGTGAGGGTTTTAAAGGAAAGGGGGCTTCCGATGTGGATAGGAACGAGGCCCCACGAGGCGGACGAAATTAGGGATAAAGTTGCTCAAAACGCAGTGTCCCTTTCAATTAGGTCTTTCGATGAAACGAAACAAAAGGAGCTCCTGCATTTAGTGGCCAAGAGAAATGAAGAGGAAAACAGACTTTTCTTAAAGAGTTTCGTGGCGAATACCTTCCTGGGAAACCCGTTGCACCTTTCCATGCTGGCTGAATGCGGATTTGAGGACAATTTGTACAATATGTACAACAGAGTGGTGAAAcagaaagtgaaattttgtctggaaagggaaaatggaaattatctGGTGTCCGTGGAGAAGGTCGAGTTGGCTTTGATTCCACTGCGGCTCATAGCGTCTCGGTTTATTAGCGAAAAGTGTCTTGTCGGCCAGGGCGTCAGCATGGAACAAGTGGAAAGGATGAACAACTTTGGCATCGCGACCTTTCTGGACGGAGAGGTCACTTTCTTGCATCAGACGTTCGCCGAATTCCTCGCTGCTCAGCAATTcttgattgattttcaagaatcTGGAACATCTGGTCTTCGTATGTTTGACCGCTGTCAATGGTGGGATTACGCAGAGTGCAGAAGGTTTGTCGACgcatatttttacaacaataaTGAAGATAAGTTCGAGAAGCACTCAGAAATAGTGTTGAAAATGGCTATTGACACAAGTCCCTATAATTTTCTCGATATTGTGTGCTGTGaggatttgaaaaatattttcaaccttTTAAAACCGAACGTATCCTTCTGCTTGGACAAAGAAAGGCCTATTCGCATCCGAAACGGGCCGCGTCTGCTCCTcagagcaattaaaaatgaagaaatcgCTATTGGACTGGTAGAACTGGGCGCAATAGATGAgcgaaaactaaaaaagatTCAGCGTCAACTGTTGGACgcaattttagaaaacaacGCCGCCAAGCTCTACAAGAGGCTTGATGATCAATTTTCCGGCGCATTCTCTCTTCTGATACAAGAAATGCAGTTCGAAACCAGAAAAAAGGAGCAGCTTTTTGATGCCGCTCGAAAAGGGAACGCTGAAGTCCTCACTCTGCTCATAGAGAACGGCGGCGATCCAAATGCGACTCACGACCACCGCAACGCAATTTATGCTTCTTGCGAGGCTGGACACATCAGGTGCGTCGAGATTTTATTCGCTAATAATGCCAGAGTAGCGAATTATTTCGGTAAAACCCACGACCCTCTGATCGTGGCCTCGGCAAACGGACACCTGGACATAGTCAAGTACCTCTTAGTGGCGGATCAATTCGTCCGGGACACTGAAACGTTGGAAATAGCGgaattgaaagaaaactgGAATGCCTTCCACCACGCCATTGCCCGTAATCAAATGGAAACTGCTGCACATTTACTTTCAATTAGCTCGAATTTAAAGCGGATCAAGACGGAAGGTGGCATGAGTCCTCTTCAACTGGcagctctgaaaaataatctcaaaATGTGTCGATGGCTGGTGGAAGAAGGCGCCGACCTGAAAACTCTTCTTCTACCTGGGGACTCGATGCTGGTTTGCAAAGACCACTTTCTCATGCTGCAAGGAGACGTAAATTACAAGGACGAAAGTGGGAAAACGGCCTTGCACTGCGCCACCCAATACTGCTACGAGGAATTAGTTATCGAGTTAATTGACGCGGGCGCCGACGTGGAGGCCACAAACCGAAATGGATGGAATGCTTTACATTTTGCTTGCGTTTGTAACGCTTCCAAGCGAATAAtcaaaattctgcacaagAAAAGTAATGCACTTGCCAGCCAAAGAACAAACAACGGCGAAACGGCCTTGCACATTTTCTTCCAGACCTTTAGAAAAGACAAAGCATTTGTGGTGGATTTCGTGCGTTTCCTCGTCGAGGAAGTTGGGGTAGACTACGAAGCCGTGGACAATCAAGGCAGACCAGCACTGAGCATGGTTTCGGAACAGTTTTGTTGGTATAAAGCGCCAAACTACGCAGCCATTGTGgtgaaaataggaaaatccGGAATTAATTCTGCAGCAAAACGCGGTGATTTGAATGAACTGCTCAAGTGTATCAATATGGGCGCGgacattaatttgaaaaacaaagaaGGGGCGACGCCACTGCATTTGGCTGCAGACGAAGGACATTTGAAATGCGTAAAATGCTTGACTAACTCAGGGGCCAACCTTCAAGCCATCTGGAGGATAAGCAGAGCGAACGAGCGGCGATTAAGGGACTTGAGCGAGGATTTGGAAGGAAAATGGTTCAATTCGGACTTTAAAGGGCTCGTCGGGTCCACAGCGTTGCATTTAGCGGCGGAAAAGGGGCATTTGCTGGTTGTGCAGTGGCTGGTAGACTTTGGAGCGAGTCTTGAGGCCAAAGATCACTACGGCAGAACTGCCTTGATGCTCGCATGCAGGTTCAACAAATTAGACGTCGTGGAATATTTACTGGGGAAAAACGCCAGCCCGAAGAAAACGGacaagagaggaaaaaacgcGATGCATCACGCCttgtttaatttagaaatcaaCAAACTGCTGCATGAAAAAGACAAGAAATTGGTTAGAAAGGTAACCGAGAACGGAAAGACCACGTTGCACCTGGCAGCAATTCACAATTCGGTCGAGGTCTTGCATTGGCTAgtcattaaaatcaaactgGACGTGGATGCCACCGACACGAGCAAACGGACAGCGTTGATATTCGCTTCTTACACCGATTCGTTGGAGGCGGCCAATGTCCTGCTCGAATTAGGCGCCGACGTGAATAAGGCAGACAAGTGTGGGAAAACGGCATTGTTTTACGCGGCGAAATGGCAAAATCTAGACTTGATGCAAAAGCTGCTGGACAAAGGAGCTCATTTAAACTGTGGCAAAAATGTTCTGCGCAAGACTTTGTTCGATCTCAACATGTTCACTCGGCTGCACCAGCGAAACTCGGATTTGGTGAAGAAACTGGACCAAAACGGTGACAACTTGTTGCACGTAGCAATCCGTAAACACCAGAGTTCGTTTCGAGTGGTGCGCTGGCTGATCGATGAAGGGCAAATCGACCTAAACGCCCGCAATAAAAAAGGGGAAACCGCCCTTTTGCTTGCTTGCATGTGGCGCAGGTGGGACGTGGTCGACCTGTTACTCAGCAAAAACGTCGATGTCACCGTCAAGAGCAGCGAAGGAGAGTCTGCTCTGGATTACGCTTTTAACTGGGAATTCTGtacgaattga